From Vanrija pseudolonga chromosome 1, complete sequence, a single genomic window includes:
- the mnmA_1 gene encoding tRNA-specific 2-thiouridylase MnmA: protein MATLTPIPSSLRLAALAACRQQRQVAHQATAQWPRHYTLAFPSRRRPPPPPLRHDRSRQLSTSTASSAATVTAADGLQDIKLPTLDDLYLKEGDNVVVAMSGGVDSSLTLRLLANLPLKLTVLFMRNWDPLLSEEAAADDRGDTHDTTLSYSSRDAGSSSRVPNLSPCAWERDWADVKRVCAHVGIPEQDISLLDLSKEYWSRVFEPAVAVWEAGQTPNPDVACNREIKFGALMQHIQPGHYLATGKWRRLSHYARVVRSPAGDATLHRAIDSNKDQTYYLSQVPRDQLAKAVFPLAGIPKPSVRDLAAHFALPTADREESMGVCFIGERGHFGDFVSQYTSPPSSTGYLVDTAGKRFGVHRGSHYYTIGQRARVGGMDGRWYVAQKGVGESGNDILLVHGGDHPALQCKELACGEFNWIAGAPPPELEDGGVLDAMVQVRHRMSAVKAQVELVDGRVHITFDDTVVGVAPGQIAGVWKDDQCLGSGLIATTRCLE, encoded by the exons ATGGCCACTCTCACACCTATACCCTCGAGTCTAAGACTAGCTGCCCTGGCTGCATGCAGACAGCAACGACAGGTGGCACACCAAGCGACGGCGCAGTGGCCGAGACACTACACCCTGGCTTtcccatctcgtcgtcgaccaccaccaccaccactacgaCACGACCGCTCACGGCAACTGTCAACCTCCACCGCCTCCTCTGCCGCCACAGTCACCGCCGCAGACGGCCTGCAAGACATCAAGCTGCCCACCCTCGATGACTTGTATCTCAAGGAAGGCGACAATG TTGTAGTCGCCATGTCTGGTGGAGTGGACTCGTCCCTCACTCTACGTCTCTTGGCAAACCTC CCCCTGAAACTGACGGTGCTGTTCATGCGCAACTGGGACCCTCTGCTCTCTgaagaagccgccgccgacgacagaGGCGACACACATGATACCACGCTATCATACTCTTCTCGGGATGCAgggtcgtcctcgcgcgTGCCCAACCTGTCGCCCTGCGCATGGGAGCGTGACTGGGCAGACGTCAAGCGTGTATGTGCGCACGTCGGCATACCCGAACAGGATATTAGCCTACTAGATCTGTCCAAAGAATACTGGAGCAGAGTGTTCGAGCCGGCCGTCGCTGTCTGGGAGGCAGGGCAGACGCCAAATCCTGACGTCGCATGCAACCG GGAGATCAAGTTTGGTGCCTTGATGCAGCACATTCAGCCAGGGCACTATCTTGCGACTGGTAAGTGGCGCCGTCTCA GCCACTATGCCCGTGTCGTGCGCTCCCCTGCGGGCGACGCCACACTGCACCGCGCAATCGACAGCAACAAGGACCAAACATACTACCTCAGTCAGGTCCCGCGCGACCAGCTAGCCAAG GCTGTGTTTCCTCTAGCGGGCATTCCAAAGCCAAGCGTCAGAGACCTCGCCGCACACTTTGCGCTTCCCACAGCCGACCGGGAGGAGAGCATGGGAGTGTGCTTCATTGGCGAGCGTGGCCATTTCGGCGACTTTGTGT CGCAATACActtcgccgccgtcgagcaccggctacctcgtcgacacggCAGGGAAGCGATTTGGGGTCCACCGAGGCAGCCACTACTACACGATagggcagcgggcgcgggTCGGGGGTATGGACGGACGCTGGTATGTGGCGCAGAAGGGGGTCGGCGAGAGTGGCAACGACATCTTGCTTGTGCACGGAGG TGATCACCCTGCGCTGCAGTGCAAGGAGCTCGCATGTGGCGAGTTCAACTGGATTGCAGGCGCTCCTCCGCCAGAGCTGGAGGATGGCGGTGTCCTCGACGCAATGGTGCAGGTCCGCCATCGCATGTCGGCCGTCAAGGCGCAGGTCGAACTCGTTGACGGGCG TGTGCATATCACGTTCGACGATACtgtggtcggcgtcgcgccgggACAGATTGCGGGCGTGTGGAAGGACGACCAATGCCTCGGGAGCGGGCTGATCGCTACCACGAGGTGCTTGGAGTAG
- the mnmA_1 gene encoding tRNA-specific 2-thiouridylase MnmA, translating into MATLTPIPSSLRLAALAACRQQRQVAHQATAQWPRHYTLAFPSRRRPPPPPLRHDRSRQLSTSTASSAATVTAADGLQDIKLPTLDDLYLKEGDNVVVAMSGGVDSSLTLRLLANLPLKLTVLFMRNWDPLLSEEAAADDRGDTHDTTLSYSSRDAGSSSRVPNLSPCAWERDWADVKRVCAHVGIPEQDISLLDLSKEYWSRVFEPAVAVWEAGQTPNPDVACNREIKFGALMQHIQPGHYLATGHYARVVRSPAGDATLHRAIDSNKDQTYYLSQVPRDQLAKAVFPLAGIPKPSVRDLAAHFALPTADREESMGVCFIGERGHFGDFVSQYTSPPSSTGYLVDTAGKRFGVHRGSHYYTIGQRARVGGMDGRWYVAQKGVGESGNDILLVHGGDHPALQCKELACGEFNWIAGAPPPELEDGGVLDAMVQVRHRMSAVKAQVELVDGRVHITFDDTVVGVAPGQIAGVWKDDQCLGSGLIATTRCLE; encoded by the exons ATGGCCACTCTCACACCTATACCCTCGAGTCTAAGACTAGCTGCCCTGGCTGCATGCAGACAGCAACGACAGGTGGCACACCAAGCGACGGCGCAGTGGCCGAGACACTACACCCTGGCTTtcccatctcgtcgtcgaccaccaccaccaccactacgaCACGACCGCTCACGGCAACTGTCAACCTCCACCGCCTCCTCTGCCGCCACAGTCACCGCCGCAGACGGCCTGCAAGACATCAAGCTGCCCACCCTCGATGACTTGTATCTCAAGGAAGGCGACAATG TTGTAGTCGCCATGTCTGGTGGAGTGGACTCGTCCCTCACTCTACGTCTCTTGGCAAACCTC CCCCTGAAACTGACGGTGCTGTTCATGCGCAACTGGGACCCTCTGCTCTCTgaagaagccgccgccgacgacagaGGCGACACACATGATACCACGCTATCATACTCTTCTCGGGATGCAgggtcgtcctcgcgcgTGCCCAACCTGTCGCCCTGCGCATGGGAGCGTGACTGGGCAGACGTCAAGCGTGTATGTGCGCACGTCGGCATACCCGAACAGGATATTAGCCTACTAGATCTGTCCAAAGAATACTGGAGCAGAGTGTTCGAGCCGGCCGTCGCTGTCTGGGAGGCAGGGCAGACGCCAAATCCTGACGTCGCATGCAACCG GGAGATCAAGTTTGGTGCCTTGATGCAGCACATTCAGCCAGGGCACTATCTTGCGACTG GCCACTATGCCCGTGTCGTGCGCTCCCCTGCGGGCGACGCCACACTGCACCGCGCAATCGACAGCAACAAGGACCAAACATACTACCTCAGTCAGGTCCCGCGCGACCAGCTAGCCAAG GCTGTGTTTCCTCTAGCGGGCATTCCAAAGCCAAGCGTCAGAGACCTCGCCGCACACTTTGCGCTTCCCACAGCCGACCGGGAGGAGAGCATGGGAGTGTGCTTCATTGGCGAGCGTGGCCATTTCGGCGACTTTGTGT CGCAATACActtcgccgccgtcgagcaccggctacctcgtcgacacggCAGGGAAGCGATTTGGGGTCCACCGAGGCAGCCACTACTACACGATagggcagcgggcgcgggTCGGGGGTATGGACGGACGCTGGTATGTGGCGCAGAAGGGGGTCGGCGAGAGTGGCAACGACATCTTGCTTGTGCACGGAGG TGATCACCCTGCGCTGCAGTGCAAGGAGCTCGCATGTGGCGAGTTCAACTGGATTGCAGGCGCTCCTCCGCCAGAGCTGGAGGATGGCGGTGTCCTCGACGCAATGGTGCAGGTCCGCCATCGCATGTCGGCCGTCAAGGCGCAGGTCGAACTCGTTGACGGGCG TGTGCATATCACGTTCGACGATACtgtggtcggcgtcgcgccgggACAGATTGCGGGCGTGTGGAAGGACGACCAATGCCTCGGGAGCGGGCTGATCGCTACCACGAGGTGCTTGGAGTAG